The nucleotide window GGTCACGCTCAAGAAGATGGCGCAGGGCGGTGTTTACGATCAGCTGGCGGGCGGCTTCCATCGCTACTCGGTCGATGAACGCTGGGTGGTGCCGCACTTCGAGAAGATGCTCTACGACAATGCGGGACTGCTCGGGAACTATGCGCATGCGTTCCAGACTTTTGTCGATCCCGAGTATGCGCGGGTGGCGCAGGATATCCTGCGCTGGCTGGATACGACGATGACCGACCGCGAGCGCGGCGGCTTCTATGCCTCGCAGGATGCGGACATCAACCTCGATGACGACGGCGATTACTTCACCTGGACACGCGACGAAGCCGCGGCGGTGCTGGCGCCCGAAGAGCTGGAGATCGCCGGCGTGTACTTCGACATCGGCGAGATGGGCGACATGCATCACAATCCGCGCAAGAATGTGTTGCATCGTACACAGACGCTGAGCGAGGTGGCGAAGGCAGCAGGGAAGAGCGAGGGCGAAGCTGCTCTCCTGCTGGATGCGGCGCAGAAGAAATTGATGGCTGCGCGGCGCGAGCGGCCGGAGCCGTTTATCGACCGGACGATCTATACCTCGTGGAATGCGATGGCGATCTCGGCGTATCTGCAGACCGCGCGGGTGCTGGAGCGGAAGGACACCGCAGCATTCGCATTGAAGAGCCTGGACCGCATTCTGAACGAGGCATGGAATGCGGAGCAGGGACTGAGCCACGTGGTGGCTTATCCGGAAGGGGACGCGCGATTTGTTCCGGGAGTGCTGGACGATTACGCCTTCTTCGGACTTGCTTTGGTGGATGCGTGGGAGTCGACCGGAGAGCGGCGCTGGTATGACGCGGCGATGCAGATTGCCGAGGCTACCGTGACACGCTTCTACGATGCCACGGGCGGCGGATTTTTCGATCGCGAGATCGATGGCGCCGATACGATCGGCGCATTGGCTGCCCGGCGCAAGCCTCTGCAGGATACACCGACTCCGGCAGGGAATCCTGCGGCGGCCGCTCTGCTCTTGCGGGTCGAAGCATTGAGCGGGCGTACGGATTTCCGGGAGAAAGCTGAAGATACACTCGAGGCTTTTGGCGGTATCGTCGAGCACTTCGGGCTTTACGCGGCTACTTACGGTCTTGCGCTGGAGTTGCTCATGCTGCCGCCGGTGCAGGTGGTGGTGATCGGCGACGGCGTGGAGGCGCGATCCCTGACGGCCGCGGCTCGCGCGCGTTATGCCGTCCATAAGCAGGTGCTGCATCTGCGGCGTGAGCAGGTCACGGCGGAGAATCTGCCGCCTGTGCTGGCGGAAACACTTCCGCAACTGCCATGGTTACAAAATGAGGGGGCGTTTGCGGTCGTCTGCCGCGGCGCAAGCTGCATGCCGCCGACACGTGACGCTGAAAAGCTTCTGCGGCAGATGGCCGGTGAGTAGTCAGGCCGTAACCATGTCTTGAAGGACAGGGGATGACAGGGATTCAGACATTGGCAGCCCGAGGGCTGCTGGGACTTGCAGGCGCGCTGGCGACTCCGCTTGTCGCCCGGATGGCTCGCCGCGATGCAGGCGCGGGAGAGCGCTGGGACCGGGTATTTCTTGCCGTGTTCGCTCTCAGCCGCCTGTTGCTGTACGGCCTTGTTTTCGGCCTGCTGCATCTTGCGCCGCGCGGCGATATCCCCGCTTTTTACTATCCGCAGGCGTTGCATGTGCTCGCCGGACAGCGGCCTTATCGTGATTTCATCAGCAGCTATGCGCCGTTGCACAGCTATCTCGATGCAGCAGCGGTTTTGCTCTGGCATTCTCCGCTTGCGATCATCCTGCTCGCTGTGCTGGCAGAGATTGCGATGATGGCGACGTGGAGTGCGGTGACGAGAGGCTTCATCCCGGGACATTCGGGGCGGACTGCGCGATGGCTCTACCTGGTAAGCCCGCTCAGCGTGATGTTTGTCACCGTCGATGGCCAGAACAATGTCCTGATCGGTCTGCTGCTGGCTCTTGCGGTGCTGCTGGCGTTGCGCGAGCGCCGCGCACTGTCGGGCATCAGTTATGCTCTTTCGGCCTGCGTGGTGAAATTCCTCTCGCTGATCTATCTGCCGGTTTTTGTGCTCACCATGCGCCGCTGGAGCGCATGGCTTGCCGGCACGCTGCTGACGCTCGCCGTCGTGTATGGATCGTTCGCAGCGATGCACCTGCCGATTCAGCAGCCGCTTACCGCTGAAGGCGACCACCGCGGAGCGGGATGTCTGCCGTATGTGATCGAGGTCCTGGCGGGCAGGCAACTGAGCGGACACCTGTGGGATGGCCTCCTGGTGCTGGCACTTCTGCTCATCCTCGGACTGATTCTGATTGTTTCCCGCAGTCACGAGGCGCAGCGTATCGCAATGGAGAAATGGCGCGGGGTGCAGCTCTACCTGCTGCTGCATGGCATGACTGCCATGACAATTGCCGTTCTTCTGCTCTCGAAAAAGTCCTGGCCGACATACGTGCTGATGGCGCTTTTTCCGCTGTGTGTCCTGGTCGCGCAGTCGCGGCCGCTTACGATCTGGCTCTTCGGGCTGTTTCAATGCGTGGCCGTGGTGGAACACAGCTTTTGGGCCTCGATCCTGAGCCAGCCGGATTCGGTGCAGATGCGGACGCTGCTCAGCGCGGGCAATCATGCGGCGTTTGTGCAGATGGGGCTCGAGATTCTGCTCCTGGCCGGGTATGTGCTGTTTTTAGGGATAGCAGTCCGCGGCATTCGCAGGAGTGCGTTAAGTCGTATCCCCATATCGCCATGGGATGAGCCTGCGGGGTAGCGAAGTGGTAGGGATGACGACTCTAAAACATTTGTTCGTGCCTCCCACCCAAGCAGAGCTTGGATGGGGCACCCAACCGCAGTTTTCCTTGATATGTGCAGCAAAAGCAGAAGCCCCGCCGGAACGGGGCTTCTGCTTTTGTGCCTGGACGGGTTAGTCCTAGTACATGCCTTCCATGCCGCCGCCGTGTCCGGCCGGGGCCGCTGCCTTGGGCTCGGGGATGTCCGAGACCATGGCTTCGGTGGTCAGCATCAGGCCGGCGATCGAGGCCGCGTTCTGCAGGGCAGTGCGCGTGACCTTGGTCGGGTCGATGACACCGGCCGCAACCAGGTCCTCGAACTTGTCGGCACCGGCGTTGTAGCCGTAGTGGTCGTCCTTGCTCTCGTGGATCTTGCCGACAACCACGGCGCCTTCGACACCGGCGTTGCTGACGATCTGGCGGAGAGGCTCTTCGATGGCGCGGCGGATGATCTGTGCACCGATCTTCTCGTCACCTTCGAGGGTCTTGATGAGCTCATCGACCGCAGGGGTGCTGCGGACGAGGGCCACACCGCCGCCCGGGACGATGCCTTCCTCGACGGCCGCGCGGGTCGCATGCATCGCGTCCTCGACACGGGCCTTCTTCTCCTTCATCTCGGTTTCGGTGGCTGCACCGACCTTGATGACGGCAACGCCGCCGACCAGCTTGGCCAGGCGCTCCTGGAGCTTCTCGCGGTCGTAATCGGAAGAGGTCTTCTCGATCTGGCTGCGGATCTCCTTGACGCGACCGGCGATGTCGGAGTCGCTGCCGCGGCCCTCAACGATGGTCGTGTTGTCCTTGTCGATGGTCACGCGCTTGGCACGGCCGAGGTCTTCCACCTTGACGTTCTCGAGCTTGATGCCGAGGTCTTCGGTGATGGCCTTGCCACCGGTGAGCTTCGCGATGTCTTCGAGCATGGCCTTGCGGCGATCGCCGAAGCCGGGAGCCTTGACGGCCGCGACGTTCAGGGTGCCACGCAGCTTGTTGACGACCAGGGTCGCGAGCGCCTCACCATCGACGTCCTCGGCGATGATGACGAGCGGCTTGCCCTGACGGGCGACCTGCTCGAGCAGCGGAAGCAGATCCTTCATGGAGCTGATCTTCTTCTCATGGATCAGGATGAACGGATCCTCGAGCGAGGCTTCCATGCGGTCCGGATCGGTGACGAAGTAGGGGCTCAGGTAGCCGCGGTCGAACTGCATGCCTTCGACGACGTCGAGCTGGGTCTCGAGGGTCTTCGACTCTTCGACGGTGATGACGCCGTCCTTGCCGACCTTCTTCATCGCTTCGGCAATGATGGTGCCGATGGTCGCGTCGGAGTTGGCCGAGATGGTGCCGACCTGGGCGATCATGTCGCCGGTGACGGGCTTCGAGAACTTGGCGAGTGCGCCGCCATGAACAGCACCGTTCTCGTCACGCTTGCCGACGATGGCCTCGACAGCCTTGTCGATGCCGCGCTTGAGAGCCATCGGGTTCGCACCGGCGGCAACCGTCTTCACGCCTTCGCGGTAGATGGCCTGGGCCAGGACAGTGGCGGTGGTGGTGCCGTCGCCGGCCACATCCGAGGTCTTCGAAGCCACTTCGCGAACCATCTGGGCGCCCATGTTCTCGAGGGAGTCCTTGAGCTCGATTTCCTTGGCGACGGTGACGCCGTCCTTGGTGATCGTCGGCGAGCCGAACTTCTTCTCGATGACGACGTTGCGGCCCTTGGGGCCGAGGGTGACCTTCACCGCGTCGGCGAGGGTGTTGACGCCGCGCAGGATGGCCTGGCGGGAGTCTTCCCCGTGCAGAATCTGCTTTGCCATTTTGTGTCTCCTTCAGATCTTTGGTTGAGCGGTCATCGCACCCACATCTCAAAATCGAGATGTGGGGCACCCGGCTCTTACCGGTTATGAAAGCTTGTGCGCCGAAGGCGCGAGTCGCTGGACGCGCAGTCCTACTTCTTGAGGATGCCGAGGACTTCTTCCTCGCGCATGATCAGGAACTCTTCGCCGTCGATCTTGATCTCGGTGCCCGAGTACTTGCCGAAGAGGATGCGGTCGCCGGCCTTGACGTCGAGCGGGAAGGTCTTGCCTTCGTCGTTGGACTTGCCCTTGCCGACGGAGATGACTTCGCCTTCCTGCGGCTTTTCCTTGGCGCTGTCGGGGATGATGATGCCACCGCGGATGGTCTCACCCTCTTCGACACGACGGACGAGGATGCGATCATGCAGCGGAGTGAAGGTGGTCGCTACAGTTGCAGTTGCCATTGCTATGCTTCTCCTTCGCGCGGGAATATCCCGCGAAATGCTGTGCTGAGTTCTGGACTGGACAGGAAAAACGTCCGACGGTCACCCCGGCATCCGGGATTTAGCACTTAGCACCGTCGACTGCTAACGTAGCTGGATTTTACGCGGGTTGTCAAGCCATAGAGCGAGAAATACAGATAAAATCTGCGTGAATTACGCTCAAGGGTAATGCGGGTAGCCACCTGTTCCGGGAAGCAAGGGAAAAGCGGTGGTCAACATGGAGTTTGAATCGCGTGTATAGGATTGATTTTGCACCGCTTCTTTGCCCTTTCAGCGGCGCCTTTGAGGAGCCGGCCAGTAGACGGACAGCCGGTTGACCGAAGCGGGGACATCCATCGAATGGATGACGCGGGATTCGTCATCTGTGCGTAATATGGGCGAATTCCTGGAGATACCCACTGTGCGCAAGATGTCACTTTTTTCTTCCCCGATGCATGCCTATGCCTTCTGGGGTGGTTCTCTGGCGGTTGTGGCCGGAGTTTTGATGCATGTTCCCATGTTTCTCATGGGCCGGGCTGTTCACTATCAGCTTGCAGGCATGCCCATGGGCAACACCATGCTCGCAGGCATGGGTTTGATCGTTGCCGGATGCATGGCCACGGCCTACGGACTGTTGCCCAAGCGTGTTGCGAAGCCCACGACGTTTGAGGAGATTGCCGCCCCCGAGGGCGCGCCGTTGAGCCCGGCGCATTGGGGACAGATCGCATTGCTTGCCGTCGCTCTGGTGATCGACGTGATGAAGGCCGCCTCGCTTGGCTTCGTCGTTCCCGGTATGCGAACGGAATATCACCTGACGAAGGCTGCTGTTTCGATTCTGCCGTTTGTCGCGCTTACGGGAACCACTGTGGGTTCCTTCCTGTGGGGGTGGCTTGCCGATATCTACGGTCGCCGCGCCACGATTCTGCTGGCGGCGGTCATGTTCATGGCTACCTCGATCTGCGGAGCCATGCCGTCGTTCGCGTGGAATATCTTCATGTGCTTCCTGATGGGTATCGGCGCAGGCGGCATGCTGCCGGTGGGATACGCCCTGCTGGCGGAGATCATGCCCACGCGGCATCGCGGATGGTGCCTTGTGCTGGTCGGCGGTATCGGCACGGTGGGCGGGTATTTCGCCACAAGCGCCTGTTCGGCGCTGCTGCAGCCTACCTTCGGGTGGCGCATTCTCTGGCTCATCAACCTGCCGATCTCGGCGATCCTGATTGTCGTGAGCCCGCTACTGCAGGAGTCGGCCCGCTTTCTCCAGGAGATGGGCCGGGTGGACGAAGCGCGTGCCACGCTGGCTCGTTACGGCCTCACGCTGTCCTCGACGGAAGCAGGTTCCTCTACAGGTCTTCCAGCAGAGCGTAAGGCTGATTCTTCGGCAACGCGAATTGTGGCCAGGCAGCCTGGACTAGCAGGCATGACGGTGGCGTTGACCATCGCAGCGTTGTCCTGGGGATTCGTCAACTTCGGCGTGCTGCTGTGGCTGCCAGGCAGTCTGGTGGCGGAAGGCCGCAGCATGGGGGTTGCCAGCGCATTGATTGCGCGCTCCTCCTTCGTTGCCATTCCGACCATCCTTCTCGCAGCCTGGCTCTACAACATCTGGAGCACGAAACGGATGCTGGCGCTCTCGGTCGGCTTGACCACGCTCGGACTCGTGGCGGTTCTGCTGCGGAGTAACGGGACATTCCCCTGGCTGGCCAATCCAGCCATCCCGATTACGCTGCTCATTATCGGTTCGAGCGCTGCTATTTCGATGATGCTGCCGTACGCCGCTGAAAGCTATCCCATCCGCGTGCGCGGGCGGGCGACTGGCTGGGTGGCCGGATGCAGCAAGTCTGGCGGGCTAATCGCGCAGGGACTGGGCGTGCTCGGCCTGGTACCGGCCATCGGCCATGCCGCGGGATTGATTGCCATCCCGTCGGCACTTTCGATGATCCTGATCCTGATTCTGGGCCGCGAGACACATGGACACGACCTGCGAGAGCTGGAAGTCCGTCCGCTAGCCGGCGAAGAGGATACTGCTACCGCCGGCACTTTGACTGCAAGCTAGTCGGGCAACTGCTCAAATTTATATTGCTCGGGCGGGAAACCGCAGGTCCCTCCGCTGCGCGAGACAAAACGTCTCGCTCCGGTCGGATGACAACCTTCGACTTACCCCTGTTATACCCATACGGCTATAGGTGGATGCGCTCTAGCGCCCGCCGCGGAACATGTACCGGTCTGCGGCGAGATGTCCCGGGCCGGTGCCGAGCAGGACGATTGCCAATGCGAAGAGGGCCAGGGGAAATTCAAGGCCCTGCGGCCCGACAAGCCCATGGTGCAGATGCACCTTGAAGATGGCTACGGCCATGTCGATGGCGATGCCGAGAGCGGCGATGTGAAGCAGCAGTCCGAGGATGAGGCAGACGCCGCCGAAGAGCTCGGTAAAGGCGGCGAGGTAGCCCATCCAGTAAGGCAGACCAAGATGAGCCACGGATTGCGCGAAGAGGTAGAGCGCTCCGCGAGGGAAGACCTTGTGCGCGCCGTGCGCCACCATGATGACGCCGAGAATCAGCCTGGCGACGAGGGCTGCTGCGGGCCGAATGCGTTCAAATGCGGAAAACATGGGTAGCTCCTGAGCGGTGTATCCGAAGATGATGCTGTTGGAATCGGATACTGGCAATTTCCAAAATGATATTTAGTGAAGAACCTGATCGAAGAACTGCTGGAGTGCATGCGTGGTGTCGATCTGGCTGCGCGCCTCTACGTATGTACGGGGATAGGCTGCGGCATGGAAGAGCTGCCGGGTCCGTGGCCGTTCTCCATCGCGGTCGAGGAAGAGCTTGGGAATCGCCAGCGCGCGCAAAACGGGTTCGGGATCGAAATTCTGATTCTGCAACAGCCACAGTGGCAGGATATGCGAACGGCTGTCACGCAGGAACAACGTGCGCGCGGTTTCGCTGGGGGTGTCGAGGATGATGCCCGCAGGAGAGGTTGCTGCTGCGAGCTGTGTGGCAGGGGTAGCTCCGAGCCCGGTGCCGTAAAGCACCACGGATTGCGCGGAGAGACTGCGCGTTTGCGTGAGATAGTTCCACGCGGCCTGGGCATCGGCCTGCATCGTCTGCTCTCCGGGCCGGACAGAGACGCTGCGGCCGAAGCCGCGGTAATCGAAGGCGAATACGTTCACGCCAAGATCGTGCAGCATGGCCAGCGTAGGCAGTGCATCGGAGAGCGAGCCGGCTCCATCGTGGAGATAGAGAATGGCGGAGCTGCTCCAGCGGCTGCCGGGGTCGGCGGGAATCCACCAGCCATCGAGCTGGGACACGCCTGTTTCCGTTACGTCGAAATGGACGTCTTCGAACTTCAGACCCTGCGCTGCGGGCGTGGCCGCGATGAGATGCGAGGGATGGAGGATGAGCTGCCATTGTCCCTGGTAGAAGAGCAGGCAGAGCGAAGCGTACACACAGAATAGGGCTGCCGCGAGCGTGATGAGCACGGCCTTCAGCAGCCACGCGGCGCGAATGGTTTCCTCAACAGGCGCCGAGGAAGTGCTTCGATTCGGCTGGCTCTTCGGCTTAGCCAAAGGCAAGCTCATCCGGGGATTCGAGCGGCGTACCGCAGACGCGGCAGATGACGGCCGAGCAGTCGCCGCAGACGAGAGGGTCATCGACGACGCGAGCGCATTGTGGACACCAGAGCCCGGCCGGAGGCGATTGAGGTTCAGCAGTCATGCAGGGTTGAGCGTAGCAGGGAAGGAAGGTGGACGGAAAGGGTACGCATCCTGCACCCGCGCGTATACGCCCTGCAGGCGCCAAGACCATCGCTCTGGATTGTCATCTCCTGAGCGGAGCAGGATGTTTTATCTCGTGTCGTTATCTCGCGTCGTGGGGTGTTCGCCCGCTCTGGCAGTCAAAGCAGGTCCCTCCACTTTGGGCGGGATGACAACGTTTTTGGGCCACGCCCATTAAGATTCAGTCGATCTCGACGAGGACGTCGTCTCCTTCGACATGCACCGGATAAACACGGATGCGAGCGAGCGGGGAGTGTTCGGCGGCGCCGCTCTTGAGATTGAAGGCCCAGGCATGCCAAGGGCAGACGATGTTGCCATTCTCGACGATGCCCTGACCAAGCGGACCGCCACGATGCGGACAGACGTTGTCGACAGCGTGGACTTCACCATTCGCGTTGGCGATGCACAGTGTGCGGGCGCCGCAAACGGCTTCGCGAGCCTCTCCTTCGGGAGGGAGCTCGGAGCGGCTGAGAATTCGGACCGGTTGAGACATGCCTGAAATGAGCTTTCTGTGTGTGACTTACTTGCTACCGCACGCCACGGCAGGCGCAGCGCGCGGTATCTGCTAATAATTTACGATTTTTGCGAAGGAATAGGGATCGAGGCTTGCGCCTCCGACCAGGGCGCCGTCGACTTCCGGCTGATTGAGCAGGGCGCAGGCATTCTCCGGCTTTACCGAGCCGCCGTAGAGGATGCGGATGCGGTCTGCCGTGTGGCGGCCGAGCAGATGCGCGATCTGCGTGCGGATGAAGAAGTGCGCCATGCCGGCCATCTCGGGCGTCGCGGTCTTGCCGGTGCCGATGGCCCAGATGGGCTCATAGGCGATGATGAAGTTTTCTGCCACCTGCGGAATGATGCCTTTCAGCGACTCCTGGCAGTGGAGGAGAAGCGCCTCTTCGGTTCTGCCTGCTTCACGCTCTTCCAGGGTCTCTCCCATGCAGATCACCGGGGTCAATCCGTGATGGATGGCGGCATGGATCTTCTTGTTGACGATCTGATCGGTCTCTCCAAAGTACTGGCGGCGTTCGGAGTGGCCGACCAGCACGTGCGTGGCGCCGAGCGCCTCGACCATCGAGGGAGAGATCTCGCCGGTGTAAGCACCTTCTTCGGCGTAGTGGATATTCTGCGCGCCTACAGAGACATTGCTGCCCGCGGTGGCGGCGATCGCAACAGAGAGATCGACGTAAGAGGGAAAGAGAAGAATCTCGTCGCGCGTGTCGTCCGCGACGAGGGGTAAAAACGACTGTAGGAACTCCTGCGCCTGTGCGGGAGTCTTGTACATTTTCCAGTTGGCCGCGATAACAGGCTTGCGCATCCGTATGTGATCCCCTATTCAGGCGCCGCGGCTCTTCCCGTCGTGCTGCTGCCGGCTGCGGCGTCGCGTGACAGTATACGCAACGCCGCGCTGGCTGTTTGCTTTTTCGAAGGCGAACTATTTTTCGGTGAGCGCTTCGACGCCGGGGAGCTTCCTGCCTTCCAGAAACTCAAGCGAGGCGCCTCCACCAGTAGAGATGTGCGTAATGCGGTCAGCGACTCCTGCTTTCTTCACCGCAGAGACGGAATCGCCGCCGCCGACGATGGAGATGGCGTCCTGATTCGCAGCAACCGCCTTGGCGATGGCGTTGGTGCCGACGGCGAAGGCAGGGAACTCGAAGACACCCATGGGGCCGTTCCAGACGATGGTCGAAGCCTCGGCCACTTCCTTGGCAAAGAGCTCGACGCTCTTCGGTCCGATGTCGAGACCTTCCCAGCCGGCAGGATATTCTCCGGTGCCATCGTAGATCTGCGTCTTCGCGTCGGGTGCGAACTTGTCGGCGATGACGTTGTCGACGGGCAGCAGGAGCTTGACGCCCTTGGCTTTCGCCTTGGCGAGCGTCTCCTTCGCCAGATCGACCTTGTCCGGCTCGAAGAGAGACTTGCCGATCTCAATGCCGAGGACGGTCTGGAAGGTATAGGCCATGCCTCCGCCGATGATGAGCGCGTCGACCTTGTTGAGCAGGTTGTCGATGACCTTAATCTTGTCGGAGACCTTGGAGCCTCCGAGAATGGCGACGAAGGGCCGGGCCGGCTCTTCGAGCGCCTTACCCATGTAGTTCAGCTCTTTCTCCATGAGCAGGCCGGCGGCGGACTGCTTCACGAAGTGGGTGATGCCTTCAGTCGAGGCGTGGGCGCGGTGCGCGCTGCCGAAGGCGTCGTTTACGTAGATCTCACAGAGCGAGGCGAGTTCTTTGGCGAACTTCGGATCGTTGGCCTCTTCTTCGGCGTGGAAACGGAGGTTCTCTAGCAGCAGAACCTGACCGGACTCGAGCTGGCGCGAGAGTTCGGTGGCGATTTCGCCGACGCAGTCGGGCGAGAAGGCGACGTTCACCTGCTCACCGAGGTGATGGTCGAGCAGCTGACGCAGACGATCGACGACGGGGCGCAGGCTGTACTTCGGATTCGGTTTGCCCTTGGGACGGCCGAGGTGCGAGGCGAGGATCAGCTTGGCCTTGTGGCGCAGGGCATATTCGAGGGTGGGAAGCGTCTCGCGGATGCGCGTGTCGTCGGTGATCTCCGAGCCGTCCTCGCTGAGAGGGACGTTGAAGTCAACGCGGATGAGGACGTGCTTATGGGCGAGATCGAGATCACGAATGGAGAGTTTTGCCATAGTTCGAACCGCTTTCCTTAAAAATTTCGTCGGGGGTGAATCAGGCGTGATCGAGGACGGCGTCGGCCTCGATTTCGACACGCCATGCGGGATTCAGGAGCTGGGCGACTACGACCATGGTAGCCGCTGGCCGGATGTGCGCA belongs to Silvibacterium dinghuense and includes:
- a CDS encoding thioredoxin domain-containing protein, whose translation is MAHSQNALSKARSSYLRSAQHQPIEWHEWGEAAFARAKELDRPVLLDIGAVWCHWCHVMDRESYEDATLAAIVNEHFVAIKVDRDERPDVDSRYQAAVQAISGQGGWPLTAFLTPDGLPFYGGTYFPREDRYGRPGFDRVLLTMANAWKTKREDALDSANSVISAIEHGESFAGRSGSLSLEIVGKLVESAVKQFDPRYGGFGTQPKFPHPSALDLLIDVGARTGHEGALQAATVTLKKMAQGGVYDQLAGGFHRYSVDERWVVPHFEKMLYDNAGLLGNYAHAFQTFVDPEYARVAQDILRWLDTTMTDRERGGFYASQDADINLDDDGDYFTWTRDEAAAVLAPEELEIAGVYFDIGEMGDMHHNPRKNVLHRTQTLSEVAKAAGKSEGEAALLLDAAQKKLMAARRERPEPFIDRTIYTSWNAMAISAYLQTARVLERKDTAAFALKSLDRILNEAWNAEQGLSHVVAYPEGDARFVPGVLDDYAFFGLALVDAWESTGERRWYDAAMQIAEATVTRFYDATGGGFFDREIDGADTIGALAARRKPLQDTPTPAGNPAAAALLLRVEALSGRTDFREKAEDTLEAFGGIVEHFGLYAATYGLALELLMLPPVQVVVIGDGVEARSLTAAARARYAVHKQVLHLRREQVTAENLPPVLAETLPQLPWLQNEGAFAVVCRGASCMPPTRDAEKLLRQMAGE
- a CDS encoding glycosyltransferase 87 family protein, which codes for MTGIQTLAARGLLGLAGALATPLVARMARRDAGAGERWDRVFLAVFALSRLLLYGLVFGLLHLAPRGDIPAFYYPQALHVLAGQRPYRDFISSYAPLHSYLDAAAVLLWHSPLAIILLAVLAEIAMMATWSAVTRGFIPGHSGRTARWLYLVSPLSVMFVTVDGQNNVLIGLLLALAVLLALRERRALSGISYALSACVVKFLSLIYLPVFVLTMRRWSAWLAGTLLTLAVVYGSFAAMHLPIQQPLTAEGDHRGAGCLPYVIEVLAGRQLSGHLWDGLLVLALLLILGLILIVSRSHEAQRIAMEKWRGVQLYLLLHGMTAMTIAVLLLSKKSWPTYVLMALFPLCVLVAQSRPLTIWLFGLFQCVAVVEHSFWASILSQPDSVQMRTLLSAGNHAAFVQMGLEILLLAGYVLFLGIAVRGIRRSALSRIPISPWDEPAG
- the groL gene encoding chaperonin GroEL (60 kDa chaperone family; promotes refolding of misfolded polypeptides especially under stressful conditions; forms two stacked rings of heptamers to form a barrel-shaped 14mer; ends can be capped by GroES; misfolded proteins enter the barrel where they are refolded when GroES binds), with protein sequence MAKQILHGEDSRQAILRGVNTLADAVKVTLGPKGRNVVIEKKFGSPTITKDGVTVAKEIELKDSLENMGAQMVREVASKTSDVAGDGTTTATVLAQAIYREGVKTVAAGANPMALKRGIDKAVEAIVGKRDENGAVHGGALAKFSKPVTGDMIAQVGTISANSDATIGTIIAEAMKKVGKDGVITVEESKTLETQLDVVEGMQFDRGYLSPYFVTDPDRMEASLEDPFILIHEKKISSMKDLLPLLEQVARQGKPLVIIAEDVDGEALATLVVNKLRGTLNVAAVKAPGFGDRRKAMLEDIAKLTGGKAITEDLGIKLENVKVEDLGRAKRVTIDKDNTTIVEGRGSDSDIAGRVKEIRSQIEKTSSDYDREKLQERLAKLVGGVAVIKVGAATETEMKEKKARVEDAMHATRAAVEEGIVPGGGVALVRSTPAVDELIKTLEGDEKIGAQIIRRAIEEPLRQIVSNAGVEGAVVVGKIHESKDDHYGYNAGADKFEDLVAAGVIDPTKVTRTALQNAASIAGLMLTTEAMVSDIPEPKAAAPAGHGGGMEGMY
- a CDS encoding co-chaperone GroES encodes the protein MATATVATTFTPLHDRILVRRVEEGETIRGGIIIPDSAKEKPQEGEVISVGKGKSNDEGKTFPLDVKAGDRILFGKYSGTEIKIDGEEFLIMREEEVLGILKK
- a CDS encoding MFS transporter, whose amino-acid sequence is MHVPMFLMGRAVHYQLAGMPMGNTMLAGMGLIVAGCMATAYGLLPKRVAKPTTFEEIAAPEGAPLSPAHWGQIALLAVALVIDVMKAASLGFVVPGMRTEYHLTKAAVSILPFVALTGTTVGSFLWGWLADIYGRRATILLAAVMFMATSICGAMPSFAWNIFMCFLMGIGAGGMLPVGYALLAEIMPTRHRGWCLVLVGGIGTVGGYFATSACSALLQPTFGWRILWLINLPISAILIVVSPLLQESARFLQEMGRVDEARATLARYGLTLSSTEAGSSTGLPAERKADSSATRIVARQPGLAGMTVALTIAALSWGFVNFGVLLWLPGSLVAEGRSMGVASALIARSSFVAIPTILLAAWLYNIWSTKRMLALSVGLTTLGLVAVLLRSNGTFPWLANPAIPITLLIIGSSAAISMMLPYAAESYPIRVRGRATGWVAGCSKSGGLIAQGLGVLGLVPAIGHAAGLIAIPSALSMILILILGRETHGHDLRELEVRPLAGEEDTATAGTLTAS
- a CDS encoding DoxX family protein produces the protein MFSAFERIRPAAALVARLILGVIMVAHGAHKVFPRGALYLFAQSVAHLGLPYWMGYLAAFTELFGGVCLILGLLLHIAALGIAIDMAVAIFKVHLHHGLVGPQGLEFPLALFALAIVLLGTGPGHLAADRYMFRGGR
- a CDS encoding alpha/beta hydrolase, with the protein product MAKPKSQPNRSTSSAPVEETIRAAWLLKAVLITLAAALFCVYASLCLLFYQGQWQLILHPSHLIAATPAAQGLKFEDVHFDVTETGVSQLDGWWIPADPGSRWSSSAILYLHDGAGSLSDALPTLAMLHDLGVNVFAFDYRGFGRSVSVRPGEQTMQADAQAAWNYLTQTRSLSAQSVVLYGTGLGATPATQLAAATSPAGIILDTPSETARTLFLRDSRSHILPLWLLQNQNFDPEPVLRALAIPKLFLDRDGERPRTRQLFHAAAYPRTYVEARSQIDTTHALQQFFDQVLH
- a CDS encoding Rieske (2Fe-2S) protein; protein product: MSQPVRILSRSELPPEGEAREAVCGARTLCIANANGEVHAVDNVCPHRGGPLGQGIVENGNIVCPWHAWAFNLKSGAAEHSPLARIRVYPVHVEGDDVLVEID
- the tpiA gene encoding triose-phosphate isomerase, with translation MRKPVIAANWKMYKTPAQAQEFLQSFLPLVADDTRDEILLFPSYVDLSVAIAATAGSNVSVGAQNIHYAEEGAYTGEISPSMVEALGATHVLVGHSERRQYFGETDQIVNKKIHAAIHHGLTPVICMGETLEEREAGRTEEALLLHCQESLKGIIPQVAENFIIAYEPIWAIGTGKTATPEMAGMAHFFIRTQIAHLLGRHTADRIRILYGGSVKPENACALLNQPEVDGALVGGASLDPYSFAKIVNY
- a CDS encoding phosphoglycerate kinase gives rise to the protein MAKLSIRDLDLAHKHVLIRVDFNVPLSEDGSEITDDTRIRETLPTLEYALRHKAKLILASHLGRPKGKPNPKYSLRPVVDRLRQLLDHHLGEQVNVAFSPDCVGEIATELSRQLESGQVLLLENLRFHAEEEANDPKFAKELASLCEIYVNDAFGSAHRAHASTEGITHFVKQSAAGLLMEKELNYMGKALEEPARPFVAILGGSKVSDKIKVIDNLLNKVDALIIGGGMAYTFQTVLGIEIGKSLFEPDKVDLAKETLAKAKAKGVKLLLPVDNVIADKFAPDAKTQIYDGTGEYPAGWEGLDIGPKSVELFAKEVAEASTIVWNGPMGVFEFPAFAVGTNAIAKAVAANQDAISIVGGGDSVSAVKKAGVADRITHISTGGGASLEFLEGRKLPGVEALTEK